The following coding sequences are from one Arachis hypogaea cultivar Tifrunner chromosome 7, arahy.Tifrunner.gnm2.J5K5, whole genome shotgun sequence window:
- the LOC112703552 gene encoding protein trichome birefringence-like 41 codes for MQPHSPINAHNLSNQDVTKEETLSLPFFLERNMGDCPQQCCHRFIFSPYISFFFFFFLVLFPSTQVNGKSTSLKHWSGSSHASSTGECDLFTGTWVLDPSYPLYKNATCPFIQKEFSCERNGRPDRIYTHYRWQPLACNLQRFNGQDFLERMKGKSIMFVGDSLSLNQWQSLTCLLHAAVPNSNYTINRVGYVSIFTFTEYNVKLMLDRSVYLVDVVKEDRGRVLKLDSIEGGKLWKGIDMLIFNTWHWWYRRGPTQPWDYIEVGGQVMKDMDRMKAFQKALETWAAWVDTNVDPTKVKVFFQGISPSHYNGTQWNEPTANSCVHETTPVAGSTYPGGTPEAVAVLKGVLATMTKPVTLLDITTLSLLRKDGHPSLYGLYTPNGMDCSHWCLAGVPDTWNEILYNLMI; via the exons ATGCAACCGCACTCTCCTATAAATGCCCATAACCTCAGCAACCAAGATGTCACAAAAGAAGaaactctttctcttccctttttcttagAGAGAAACATGGGTGACTGCCCACAACAATGTTGTCACCGTTTTATATTCTCCCCGtacatctccttcttctttttcttctttctcgtGCTCTTTCCGTCCACGCAAGTAAACGGAAAAAGCACGAGTTTGAAACATTGGTCAGGTTCGAGTCATGCTTCGAGTACGGGAGAGTGTGATTTGTTCACGGGTACATGGGTGTTGGACCCGTCGTACCCACTGTACAAAAATGCCACGTGTCCATTCATACAGAAGGAGTTTAGCTGTGAGAGGAATGGGCGGCCTGATCGAATTTACACACACTATAGGTGGCAGCCACTTGCCTGCAACTTACAAAG atTTAATGGGCAAGATTTTCTGGAGAGGATGAAGGGGAAGAGCATCATGTTCGTGGGTGACTCACTGAGCTTAAATCAATGGCAGTCTTTGACTTGCTTGCTTCATGCAGCAGTGCCTAATTCCAATTACACTATTAACCGAGTTGGATATGTTTCTATATTTACATTCACG gaATATAATGTGAAATTGATGCTAGATAGGAGTGTGTATCTAGTTGATGTTGTAAAAGAAGATAGAGGGAGGGTGTTGAAGCTTGATTCCATAGAAGGAGGGAAGCTATGGAAAGGGATTGATATGCTTATCTTTAACACTTGGCATTGGTGGTACCGTAGAGGACCCACTCAACC aTGGGATTATATTGAAGTAGGAGGTCAAGTGATGAAAGACATGGATCGGATGAAAGCATTTCAAAAAGCACTTGAAACATGGGCTGCATGGGTGGACACTAATGTAGACCCAACAAAAGTAAAGGTCTTCTTTCAAGGGATTTCTCCATCTCACTACAA TGGCACCCAATGGAATGAACCAACGGCAAATAGTTGTGTCCACGAGACGACTCCGGTGGCCGGATCAACATATCCGGGGGGAACACCAGAGGCCGTGGCGGTGTTGAAAGGTGTACTGGCCACAATGACTAAGCCAGTAACACTTCTCGACATCACCACCCTCTCACTTCTAAGAAAAGATGGACACCCTTCTTTATATGGACTTTATACACCAAATGGCATGGATTGTAGTCACTGGTGTCTAGCTGGTGTTCCAGATACTTGGAATGAAATTCTTTACAACCTTATGATTTGA